The following is a genomic window from Methanomicrobia archaeon.
TTCAGCTCGATCCCGATCATCAGCCCCTTCCCGCGGATCTCCTGTACTACCGGGCTGAACGCGAATCCGTGCTCTGAACGAGCCTGCCCCAGGAAATACGCGCCGAGTGCGCGTGAACGTTCCACCAGCTGCTCCTCTTCGATGACGCGTATCGACGCCAGAGCAGTCGCGCAGGCAAGCGGCGTGCCGCCAAAGGTCGACGCGTGCTCGCCCGCGTCAAATTCGAGCCCCGCGCGTGCCAGTATGGCCCCGATCGGGAAGCCCGCGCCGAGCGCCTTCGCCAGCGTCATGATGTCCGGCTGGACGCCCTCATGGTCCTTACCGAACCATGCGCCCGTGCGCCCAAAGCCCGTCTGAACCTCATCGAAGATAAGTAAGACGTCTTGTTCTGTGCAGATCTCGCGTACTTCGTTCAGGTAACCCGGAGAGGGAACGTGTATGCCGCTCTCGCCCTGTATCGGCTCCACAATGACCGCAGCGGTCTCCGCGGTGATCGCTTCTCGGATGGCTCCGGGATCGTTATACGGAACGAAGTCCACACTCTTCAGCAGCAGCGGCGTAAACGGCGCCCGGAATTTCGGCTCGTACGTTGCACTCAGGGATATGATCGTCCGTCCGTGGAAACTGCCGCGAGCCGCGATAAAACGGGATTTACCCGTCGCCTTGCAGGCCAGCTTCACGGCCGCTTCGATGCTTTCCGCGCCGGAGTTGCAGAAGAACGCCTTGGACATCCCGGTCAGTGCGACGAGCTTCTCCGCAAGCTGCACCTGCGGTTCCGTATAATACAGATTGGAGACGTGCATGAGCTTCGCGGCCTGCGCCTGTATCGCCTGTACAACCGCAGGGTGGCAGTAGCCCACCGCGTTGACCGCAATGCCGCCAACGCAATCGATGTACTCCTTGCCAGTACTATCCGTAACCACCGCGCCCTTACCTTCTGTCAGGACTACCGGCTGGCGCCTGTAGGTCGGCATAATGTACCGCCGTTCCTGCTCAAAGACCTCAGCCGGCGTTTTAAACATGCTGCAGTCCCCCCTGCATCAGGTGCTGTAGCACGGTCCGCGGATTTTTCTCCATCACCGTCATCACCGCTTCAGGAGTGAGCCCTGCGCCGGCGAGGATGCGTGCA
Proteins encoded in this region:
- a CDS encoding acetylornithine transaminase, yielding MFKTPAEVFEQERRYIMPTYRRQPVVLTEGKGAVVTDSTGKEYIDCVGGIAVNAVGYCHPAVVQAIQAQAAKLMHVSNLYYTEPQVQLAEKLVALTGMSKAFFCNSGAESIEAAVKLACKATGKSRFIAARGSFHGRTIISLSATYEPKFRAPFTPLLLKSVDFVPYNDPGAIREAITAETAAVIVEPIQGESGIHVPSPGYLNEVREICTEQDVLLIFDEVQTGFGRTGAWFGKDHEGVQPDIMTLAKALGAGFPIGAILARAGLEFDAGEHASTFGGTPLACATALASIRVIEEEQLVERSRALGAYFLGQARSEHGFAFSPVVQEIRGKGLMIGIELKKPCAEFVAKALERGILINCTADTVIRLVPPLVISKEQLDTVITVLREILE